In a single window of the Pontibacter russatus genome:
- a CDS encoding sterol desaturase family protein, with protein MLTGIGIMLLTFVAMEGVAWIMHKYVLHGFLWFVHRSHHTRHTHAFELNDLFFAYYGTLAMLFFVFGSDPIDYRFWVGAGITLYGVAYFLIHDVFIHRRIRVFGNTSNVYLKALNMAHKVHHKARGKHGSESFGMLWVAPRYFKSAYGIVKKQQERGAVYNQRT; from the coding sequence ATGCTGACGGGCATCGGGATAATGCTGCTGACTTTTGTGGCGATGGAGGGAGTGGCGTGGATCATGCACAAGTACGTGCTGCACGGGTTTCTGTGGTTTGTCCACAGATCGCACCATACGCGCCATACCCACGCTTTTGAGCTGAACGACCTGTTTTTTGCCTATTATGGCACACTGGCGATGTTGTTCTTCGTATTCGGCAGCGACCCCATCGATTACAGGTTCTGGGTGGGCGCAGGCATCACGCTGTATGGCGTGGCCTACTTCCTGATTCATGATGTGTTCATCCACCGGCGCATCAGAGTTTTCGGGAATACGTCTAATGTTTACCTCAAAGCGTTGAACATGGCGCACAAGGTGCATCATAAAGCCCGTGGCAAGCATGGTTCAGAGTCGTTCGGGATGCTCTGGGTGGCACCCCGGTACTTTAAGTCGGCATACGGAATAGTTAAAAAACAACAAGAGCGTGGCGCAGTATACAATCAAAGAACTTGA
- a CDS encoding RNA polymerase sigma factor — translation MTSIEFNSLVQNIAQSLRPVAMNLTRDVDDAKDLVQETMLKALTNRDKFKSGTNLKAWLYTIMRNTFINNYNKITKRSSNIDSAEYLQYLNTDESYITQNKGTATFVMNDINAAIANLSEEHRAPFMMYYIGYKYLEIAEKLQIPIGTVKNRIHIARKELKQALKVYNRDM, via the coding sequence ATGACATCCATCGAATTCAACTCCCTCGTACAGAACATAGCACAGTCTCTTCGGCCGGTGGCCATGAACCTGACGCGCGACGTGGACGACGCCAAGGACCTGGTGCAGGAAACGATGCTCAAGGCGCTCACCAACCGCGACAAGTTCAAGTCCGGCACCAACCTAAAGGCATGGTTGTACACCATCATGCGCAACACGTTCATCAACAACTACAACAAGATTACCAAGCGCAGCAGCAACATCGACAGCGCCGAGTACCTGCAGTACCTGAACACGGACGAAAGCTACATCACGCAGAACAAGGGCACAGCCACTTTCGTGATGAACGACATAAACGCGGCCATTGCCAACCTCAGCGAGGAGCACCGCGCCCCTTTTATGATGTACTATATAGGCTACAAGTACCTTGAGATCGCCGAGAAGCTCCAGATTCCGATTGGCACGGTGAAAAACCGCATCCACATTGCCCGGAAAGAGCTGAAGCAGGCGCTGAAGGTGTATAACAGAGACATGTAA
- a CDS encoding phytoene desaturase family protein, whose protein sequence is MAPPRVIVIGSGFSGLSAATCLAEMGYAVTVLEKNSGPGGRARSFSAEGFTYDMGPSWYWMPDVFESYFGRFGKRVSDYYDLKRLDPSYTVIFGEDDFMDIPAPMDKMRALFEGLEKGSARQLDKFLEQAAYKYEVGINQLVYKPGRSVTEFMSPRLLLDVLRLDVFQSIHKHVRRYFRHEKIIKLMEFPILFLGALPENTPALYSLMNYADISLGTWYPMGGMHKIVEGMVKLAEEKGVQFIYNQDVRQIEVQEGVARNVVTASGAFAADVVVASADYHHVEKQLLTGEYRSYSEHYWEKRVMAPSSLLFYLGVNKRLKNLRHHNLFFDEDFGPHAREIYTDPKWPHKPLFYVSAPSVTDTSVAPAGCENLFVLIPVAPGLQDTEEVREKYYHLVMDRLEKLTKQDIRSAVIYKRSYAHNDFISDYNAFKGNAYGLANTLTQTALLKPSLKSRKVQNLFYTGQLTVPGPGVPPSLISGQVVAGEVAREYAAPVSV, encoded by the coding sequence ATGGCACCCCCTCGCGTAATCGTGATCGGATCCGGTTTTTCCGGCTTGTCGGCGGCAACGTGCCTTGCCGAAATGGGGTATGCCGTGACGGTGCTGGAGAAAAACAGTGGCCCCGGCGGGCGGGCGCGAAGCTTTTCCGCCGAAGGTTTTACATATGACATGGGCCCCAGCTGGTACTGGATGCCCGATGTGTTCGAGTCTTACTTTGGTCGCTTCGGCAAGCGCGTGTCCGACTACTACGACCTTAAGCGCCTGGACCCTTCCTACACCGTGATTTTCGGAGAGGATGATTTTATGGACATCCCCGCCCCGATGGATAAAATGCGGGCGCTGTTTGAGGGGCTGGAGAAGGGCAGCGCCAGGCAACTGGACAAATTCCTGGAGCAGGCCGCCTACAAGTACGAGGTGGGCATCAACCAGTTGGTATATAAGCCGGGCCGCTCCGTCACGGAATTTATGAGTCCGCGCCTGCTGTTGGATGTGCTGCGGCTGGACGTGTTCCAGTCGATACACAAGCATGTCCGCCGCTATTTCCGGCACGAGAAGATCATCAAGCTGATGGAGTTCCCGATCCTCTTCCTGGGTGCCCTGCCCGAGAACACACCCGCCCTGTACAGCCTCATGAACTACGCCGACATCAGCCTGGGCACCTGGTACCCGATGGGCGGCATGCACAAAATTGTGGAGGGCATGGTAAAGCTTGCCGAGGAAAAGGGAGTGCAGTTCATATATAACCAGGATGTGCGGCAGATTGAGGTGCAGGAGGGGGTGGCGCGAAATGTGGTGACGGCAAGCGGTGCCTTTGCAGCGGATGTGGTGGTGGCCAGCGCTGACTACCATCACGTGGAAAAGCAACTGCTGACCGGCGAATACAGAAGCTACTCTGAGCATTACTGGGAGAAACGCGTGATGGCGCCCTCGTCCCTGCTGTTTTACCTGGGCGTGAACAAGCGCCTGAAGAACCTGCGGCACCACAACCTGTTTTTCGACGAGGACTTCGGGCCCCACGCCCGCGAGATTTACACCGACCCGAAGTGGCCGCACAAGCCGCTCTTTTATGTCTCGGCGCCCTCCGTCACCGACACTTCGGTGGCGCCGGCAGGCTGTGAGAACCTGTTTGTGCTGATACCGGTTGCCCCCGGCCTGCAAGACACGGAGGAGGTGCGCGAGAAGTACTATCACCTGGTGATGGACCGGCTGGAGAAGCTGACAAAACAGGACATCCGCAGCGCCGTCATATATAAGCGCAGCTACGCCCACAACGATTTCATCTCCGACTACAACGCCTTTAAAGGCAACGCCTACGGCCTCGCCAACACCCTCACGCAGACGGCCCTCCTAAAACCGAGCCTCAAGAGCAGAAAAGTGCAGAACCTGTTCTATACCGGCCAGCTCACGGTGCCTGGTCCCGGCGTGCCCCCTTCGCTCATTTCGGGGCAGGTGGTGGCGGGGGAGGTCGCGAGGGAATATGCCGCTCCGGTTTCCGTATAA
- a CDS encoding MerR family transcriptional regulator, giving the protein MAQYTIKELEHLSGIKAHTIRIWEQRYHILNPRRTDTNIRYYDDADLKSLLNISLLNERGYKISKIAQMEPEQIQRTVAELCDSPCACSHHVSALVAAMVDMDEVKFDKQLSTATLQLGLHSAMEEIIYPFLNKIGILWQTNNISPAHEHFVSNLIRQKLIVAIDGQTLRREEQSTTYILYLPEGELHELALLYMNYILRANGQHVVYLGQNLPFPDLELTYEQFKKACICTVMTSTPERDQVQHYLNRLSQRFPHTTIYIYGFQAQHDFLIIPSNVRRLGCLRDLEAELKA; this is encoded by the coding sequence GTGGCGCAGTATACAATCAAAGAACTTGAGCATCTTTCCGGCATTAAGGCCCATACCATCCGCATCTGGGAGCAGCGCTACCATATATTAAACCCCAGGCGCACCGACACCAACATCCGCTACTACGACGATGCCGACCTGAAGTCGCTGCTCAACATCTCGCTGCTGAACGAGCGGGGCTACAAGATATCCAAAATTGCGCAGATGGAGCCGGAGCAGATCCAGCGGACGGTGGCGGAACTGTGCGACTCGCCCTGCGCGTGCTCGCACCACGTGAGCGCCCTGGTGGCGGCGATGGTGGACATGGATGAGGTGAAGTTTGACAAGCAGCTTTCCACGGCAACGCTGCAACTGGGGCTGCACAGCGCGATGGAGGAAATCATATATCCCTTTCTGAACAAGATCGGCATCCTGTGGCAGACCAACAACATCTCGCCGGCGCACGAGCATTTCGTGAGCAACCTCATCCGCCAGAAGCTGATTGTGGCCATAGACGGCCAGACGCTTCGCCGCGAAGAGCAATCCACCACCTATATTCTTTACCTGCCCGAAGGCGAATTGCATGAACTGGCGCTGCTGTATATGAATTACATTCTCAGGGCGAACGGCCAGCACGTGGTGTACCTGGGGCAGAACCTCCCGTTCCCGGACCTGGAGCTGACCTACGAACAGTTCAAAAAGGCCTGTATCTGCACCGTGATGACATCCACGCCAGAGCGCGACCAGGTGCAGCATTACCTCAACCGGCTGTCGCAGCGTTTCCCGCACACCACCATCTACATATATGGCTTCCAGGCCCAGCACGATTTCCTGATAATACCCTCTAACGTAAGGCGCCTCGGCTGCCTGCGCGACCTGGAGGCAGAGCTAAAGGCATAA
- a CDS encoding phytoene/squalene synthase family protein — protein MELFKQTCLQCSKVITQAYSTSFTLGIKTLDKKFHLPIYGIYGFVRCADEIVDTFHDYDKRRLLADFEKQTYEAIETGISLNPVLHAFQSVVNEYKIDKCYITAFLKSMEMDLEDHAYDRSLYKEYIYGSAEVVGLMCLKVFCEGDEEMFERLKKPAASLGAAFQKVNFLRDMKSDYSERGRVYFPKVEYMNFSNACKVEIEADILQDFEEAYAGIMALPRSARMGVYLAYVYYLKLFRKIQNLPATHILKERVRVPDNTKLALLLGSYLRYRFNAL, from the coding sequence ATGGAGCTATTTAAACAAACCTGTTTGCAGTGCAGCAAGGTCATCACGCAAGCCTACAGCACTTCCTTCACGCTCGGCATCAAAACCCTCGACAAGAAGTTTCACCTGCCCATCTACGGCATATATGGCTTCGTGCGCTGCGCCGACGAGATTGTGGACACCTTCCACGACTATGACAAGCGCCGCCTGCTGGCCGATTTCGAGAAGCAGACCTACGAGGCCATTGAAACGGGCATCAGCCTGAACCCCGTGCTGCACGCCTTCCAGAGCGTGGTGAACGAGTACAAAATCGACAAGTGCTATATAACTGCCTTTCTGAAGAGCATGGAAATGGACCTGGAGGACCATGCCTACGACCGCTCGCTTTACAAAGAGTATATATATGGCTCGGCAGAGGTGGTGGGTCTGATGTGCCTGAAAGTCTTCTGCGAGGGCGACGAAGAGATGTTCGAGCGCCTGAAAAAGCCAGCTGCCAGCCTGGGGGCCGCCTTCCAGAAGGTGAACTTCCTCCGCGACATGAAGAGCGACTACAGTGAGCGGGGCCGGGTGTATTTCCCGAAGGTGGAGTATATGAACTTTAGCAACGCCTGCAAGGTTGAGATTGAGGCAGACATCCTGCAGGATTTTGAGGAGGCCTACGCCGGCATCATGGCACTGCCCCGCTCGGCTCGGATGGGGGTGTACCTGGCCTACGTGTACTACCTCAAACTTTTCCGGAAGATACAGAACCTCCCGGCAACCCATATACTGAAAGAGCGCGTAAGAGTACCTGACAACACAAAGCTGGCACTTCTGCTCGGCTCGTATCTCAGGTACAGATTTAACGCACTCTAA
- a CDS encoding 4-hydroxy-3-methylbut-2-enyl diphosphate reductase, whose protein sequence is MQSLSVTIDSNSGFCFGVVYAIQMAEDILAEQGYLYCLGDIVHNDEEVARLQQRGLRIIDHAQMAELHNEAVLIRAHGEPPETYQLALKNNLTIIDASCPVVLKLQNRIKTSFDKKDRIFIYGKHGHAEVMGLLGQTGNEAVVFENMEELLRHELPHNITLYSQTTKSTDSFYRIKSELEERGYEVNANDTICRQVSNRDKDLRRFAARFDKVIFVSGTKSSNGKVLYQVCKDTNPATYFISKVEELRPGWFKPGDSVGICGATSTPMWLMEQVRDALEQYEL, encoded by the coding sequence ATGCAAAGCCTCAGCGTCACCATCGACTCGAACTCCGGATTCTGCTTCGGGGTGGTCTACGCCATCCAGATGGCGGAGGACATTCTGGCGGAGCAGGGGTACCTGTACTGCCTCGGGGATATCGTGCACAACGACGAGGAGGTGGCGCGCCTGCAGCAGCGGGGCCTGCGCATTATTGACCATGCCCAGATGGCGGAACTGCACAACGAGGCGGTGCTGATACGCGCGCACGGCGAACCGCCCGAAACCTACCAACTGGCCCTGAAAAACAACCTGACGATCATCGACGCCTCCTGTCCGGTGGTGCTGAAGCTGCAGAACCGCATCAAGACCAGCTTCGACAAAAAAGACAGGATATTCATATATGGCAAGCACGGCCACGCAGAGGTGATGGGCCTGCTGGGGCAGACGGGAAACGAAGCCGTGGTGTTTGAGAACATGGAGGAACTGCTGCGGCACGAGCTGCCCCACAACATCACGCTCTATAGCCAGACCACCAAAAGCACCGACAGCTTTTACCGCATCAAGAGCGAGCTGGAGGAGCGCGGCTACGAGGTGAACGCCAACGACACCATCTGCCGCCAGGTCTCTAACCGTGACAAGGACCTGCGCCGTTTCGCCGCCAGGTTCGACAAGGTTATCTTTGTGTCGGGCACCAAGTCCTCGAACGGCAAGGTGCTCTACCAGGTCTGTAAGGACACCAACCCGGCCACTTACTTTATATCCAAAGTGGAGGAGTTGCGGCCGGGGTGGTTCAAACCCGGTGACAGCGTGGGCATCTGCGGGGCCACTTCCACACCCATGTGGCTGATGGAGCAGGTGCGGGACGCGCTGGAGCAATATGAACTGTGA
- a CDS encoding lycopene cyclase domain-containing protein — protein MYIYLYLNIFTILFPLLLSFDKKVAFYKNWPALFPAIFVNAAVFMVWDSWFTGIGVWGFNKEYLTGIYIYNLPLEEVLFFITVPYACVFIYDVLNAYIAKDLLQPYAKAIALALILALPLIAVFQVGRLYTVVTFCGLSLLHLVHLRFFGTRYLGRFYLMYVVHLVPFLLVNGVLTYLPVVWYNNSYNLGLRLVSIPVEDTMYSMFMLLLTISVYEGLRERKTAKQYKPLAV, from the coding sequence ATGTACATCTACCTCTACCTCAACATCTTCACCATCCTGTTCCCGCTGCTGCTGTCGTTCGACAAAAAAGTGGCTTTCTACAAAAACTGGCCGGCGCTGTTCCCGGCCATCTTTGTGAACGCGGCGGTGTTTATGGTGTGGGACAGCTGGTTTACCGGCATCGGCGTGTGGGGTTTTAACAAGGAGTACCTGACGGGGATTTATATATATAACCTGCCGCTGGAGGAGGTGCTGTTTTTCATCACGGTGCCTTACGCCTGCGTGTTTATATATGACGTGCTGAATGCCTATATAGCCAAAGACCTGCTGCAGCCCTACGCCAAAGCCATTGCGCTGGCCCTGATACTCGCGCTGCCGCTGATTGCCGTTTTTCAGGTGGGCAGGCTATATACCGTCGTCACATTCTGCGGACTTTCCCTGCTGCACCTGGTTCACCTGCGCTTTTTCGGGACGCGCTACCTGGGCCGCTTTTACCTGATGTACGTGGTGCATCTGGTGCCTTTCCTGCTGGTGAACGGCGTGCTCACCTACCTGCCGGTGGTGTGGTACAACAACAGCTACAACCTCGGCCTGCGCCTCGTCTCCATCCCGGTGGAGGACACCATGTACTCGATGTTCATGCTGCTGCTAACTATCTCTGTATATGAAGGGTTGCGGGAGCGAAAAACAGCTAAACAATATAAGCCTCTGGCTGTATAA